The proteins below are encoded in one region of Pseudomonas entomophila L48:
- a CDS encoding TetR family transcriptional regulator: MLPRAEQKLQTRQALLDAACLLMESGRGFGSISLREVAKAAGIVPTGFYRHFPDMDALGLALVAEVDTTFRQTIRLVRQNEFELGGITDASVRIFLDVVVAHRAEFLFLAREQYGGSQPVRQAIARLRQDISNDLATDLARMPRWQHLDGAALAVMADLVVKTVFATLPELIDSPEPGYPQALSPQEKITQQLRFIFVGARHWQGLGNPG, translated from the coding sequence ATGCTGCCGCGCGCCGAACAGAAGCTACAGACCCGCCAGGCCCTGCTGGATGCCGCCTGCCTGCTCATGGAGAGTGGCCGTGGCTTCGGCAGCATCAGCCTGCGCGAGGTGGCCAAGGCCGCGGGCATCGTGCCCACCGGTTTCTACCGCCACTTCCCCGACATGGATGCCCTGGGCCTGGCCCTGGTCGCCGAGGTCGACACCACCTTCCGCCAGACCATTCGCCTGGTACGCCAAAACGAATTCGAACTGGGCGGCATCACCGATGCCTCGGTGCGCATCTTCCTCGACGTGGTCGTCGCCCACCGGGCCGAGTTCCTGTTCCTCGCCCGTGAGCAATACGGCGGCTCGCAGCCCGTGCGCCAGGCCATCGCCCGCCTGCGCCAGGACATCAGCAACGACCTGGCCACCGACCTTGCGCGCATGCCGCGCTGGCAGCACCTGGACGGCGCCGCGCTGGCGGTGATGGCCGACTTGGTGGTCAAGACCGTGTTCGCCACCTTGCCCGAGCTGATCGACAGCCCCGAGCCGGGTTATCCACAGGCGTTATCACCGCAGGAAAAGATCACCCAGCAACTGCGCTTCATCTTCGTTGGTGCGCGGCATTGGCAGGGCCTGGGCAATCCCGGCTAG
- a CDS encoding AsmA family protein — MTRPARILLWTFATLATLLAILVVVIATFDWNRVKPLLNEKVSEALHRPFAINGNLAVNWRTEPEERGWRAFVPWPHFIAEDLTLGNPDWLKEPRMVGLERVEFRLSPLPLIVQRISIPRIDLVKPSASLVRLADGRANWVFDFGPKDENAPPSKWELDIGAIGFDQGNVSFDDQTLKTSMKVQVDPLGKPIPFSDIVGKERAEKVGKAQDYAFGFKAQGRYKGQAVAATGKIGGLLALQDASQPFPLQADARIGDTRVVLAGTLTDPRNLGALDLRLALSGSSLGNLYPLTGVTLPDTPAYSTDGHLTANLHDPAGAQFRYEGFNGKIGDSDIHGDLAFVASQPRPKLSGKLVSNQLLFKDLAPLIGADSNSAQKARGGASKQPAGKVLPVEEFRTERWRAMDADVSFAGKRIVHSEKLPFKDLSAHVILEDGLLRLEPLRFGVAGGNLDSNIRLDGRNAPLQGRARLTARGFKLKQLFPGFAPMQTSFGELNGDADISGRGNSVAALLGTANGDLRLLMNDGAISRGLMEIAGLNVGNYVVGKLFGDEDVKINCAAADVGIKDGLATTRLFVFDTENAIIYINGTANFASEQLDLKITPESKGLRLFSLRSPLYVRGPFAKPSAGVQAVPLALRGAGMVALGVVVGPAAGLLALIAPSSGDAPNQCTPLLQQMKAGKAPAAVKR, encoded by the coding sequence ATGACGCGCCCCGCCAGAATCCTCCTCTGGACCTTCGCCACCCTGGCCACGCTGCTGGCGATCCTGGTGGTGGTGATCGCCACCTTCGACTGGAACCGGGTCAAACCACTGCTCAACGAGAAAGTGTCCGAAGCCCTGCATCGCCCCTTCGCGATCAATGGCAACTTGGCGGTGAACTGGCGCACCGAGCCGGAAGAGAGAGGCTGGCGGGCCTTCGTGCCCTGGCCGCACTTCATCGCCGAGGACCTGACGCTCGGCAACCCTGATTGGCTCAAGGAGCCACGGATGGTCGGGCTGGAGCGCGTGGAATTCCGCTTGTCGCCGCTGCCGCTGATCGTCCAGCGCATCAGCATCCCGCGCATCGACCTGGTCAAGCCCAGCGCCAGCCTTGTACGCCTGGCCGATGGCCGCGCCAACTGGGTGTTCGACTTCGGGCCCAAGGACGAGAACGCGCCACCGTCGAAATGGGAGCTGGACATCGGTGCCATCGGCTTCGACCAAGGCAATGTCAGTTTCGATGACCAGACCCTGAAAACCAGCATGAAGGTGCAGGTCGACCCGCTGGGCAAGCCGATCCCGTTCAGCGACATCGTTGGCAAGGAGCGCGCCGAGAAAGTCGGCAAGGCCCAGGACTACGCCTTCGGCTTCAAGGCCCAGGGGCGCTACAAAGGCCAGGCGGTGGCCGCCACCGGCAAGATCGGCGGGTTGCTGGCGCTGCAGGACGCCAGCCAGCCCTTCCCGCTGCAGGCCGATGCACGCATCGGCGATACCCGCGTGGTCCTGGCGGGCACCTTGACCGATCCCCGCAACCTGGGCGCCCTGGACCTGCGCCTGGCGCTCTCCGGTAGCAGCCTGGGCAACCTCTACCCGCTGACCGGCGTGACCCTGCCGGACACCCCGGCTTATTCCACCGACGGCCACCTGACTGCCAACCTGCACGATCCAGCAGGCGCGCAGTTCCGCTATGAGGGTTTCAACGGCAAGATCGGTGACAGTGATATCCACGGCGACCTGGCTTTTGTCGCCAGCCAGCCGCGACCAAAACTGTCGGGCAAGCTGGTCTCGAACCAGTTGCTGTTCAAGGACCTGGCACCGCTGATCGGCGCCGACTCCAACAGTGCGCAGAAGGCGCGCGGTGGCGCCAGCAAGCAGCCGGCGGGCAAGGTGCTGCCGGTGGAGGAGTTCCGCACCGAACGCTGGCGGGCCATGGATGCCGACGTCAGTTTTGCCGGCAAGCGCATCGTCCACAGCGAGAAACTGCCGTTCAAGGACCTCTCCGCCCACGTGATCCTCGAAGACGGCCTACTGCGCCTGGAGCCGCTGCGTTTTGGCGTGGCCGGTGGCAACCTAGATTCCAACATCCGCCTGGACGGGCGCAACGCGCCGTTGCAGGGCCGTGCCCGGCTGACCGCGCGCGGCTTCAAGCTCAAGCAGCTGTTCCCCGGCTTCGCGCCGATGCAGACCAGCTTCGGCGAGCTCAACGGCGACGCCGACATCAGCGGCCGCGGCAACTCGGTGGCGGCCTTGCTGGGCACTGCCAACGGCGATCTGCGCCTGTTGATGAACGATGGTGCGATCAGCCGTGGCCTGATGGAGATCGCCGGGCTAAACGTGGGTAACTACGTGGTCGGCAAGCTGTTCGGTGACGAGGACGTGAAGATCAATTGCGCTGCGGCTGATGTGGGGATCAAGGATGGCCTGGCGACCACGCGGTTGTTCGTCTTCGATACCGAGAACGCGATCATCTATATCAACGGCACGGCCAATTTCGCCAGTGAGCAACTGGACCTGAAGATCACCCCCGAATCCAAGGGCCTGCGCCTGTTCTCGCTGCGCTCGCCGTTGTATGTGCGTGGGCCGTTCGCCAAGCCCAGCGCCGGCGTGCAGGCGGTGCCGCTGGCATTGCGCGGGGCGGGGATGGTGGCGTTGGGGGTGGTGGTCGGGCCGGCGGCCGGGTTGCTGGCGTTGATTGCTCCCAGCAGTGGCGATGCGCCTAACCAGTGCACGCCGTTGTTGCAGCAGATGAAGGCCGGCAAGGCACCAGCGGCGGTGAAGAGGTGA